GAGTTACGACCGTATGCAAGGTTAAGCTGATGAGAAGCGGAGCCGCAGCGAAAGCGAGTCTGAATAGGGCGATTTGAGTATGCGGTCGTAGACCCGAAACCGTGTGATCTACCCATGTCCAGGGTGAAGGTCAGGTAACACTGACTGGAGGCCCGAACCCACGCAAGTTGAAAATTGCGGGGATGAGGTGTGGGTAGGGGTGAAATGCCAATCGAACACGGAGATAGCTGGTTCTCTCCGAAATAGCTTTAGGGCTAGCCTCAGAATAGAAAGTCTTGGAGGTAGAGCACTGATTGGACGAGGGGCCCCTACCGGGTTACCGAATTCAGTCAAACTCCGAATGCCAATGACTTTGTTCTGGGAGTCAGACCATGGGTGATAAGGTTCATGGTCGAGAGGGGAACAGCCCAGACCGCCAGCTAAGGTCCCTAAGTGTGTGTTAAGTGGAAAAGGATGTGGAGTTGCTTAGACAACCAGGATGTTGGCTTAGAAGCAGCCATCATTGAAAGAGTGCGTAATAGCTCACTGGTCGAGTGACTCCGCGCCGAAAATATACCGGGGCTAAACACACCACCGAAGCTGCGGATTGATCCTGATGGATCAGTGGTAGGAGAGCGTTCTAAGGGCGGCGAAGTCAGACCGTAAGGACTGGTGGAGCGCTTAGAAGTGAGAATGCCGGTATGAGTAGCGAAAAAAGAGTGAGAATCTCTTTCACCGAAAGCCTAAGGTTTCCTGAGGAAGGCTCGTCCTCTCAGGGTTAGTCGGGACCTAAGCCGAGGCCGAAAGGCGTAGGCGATGGACAACAGGTGGATATTCCTGTACCGCCTCCTTTCCGTTTGAACGACGGGGGGACGCAGGAGGATAAGGAGTGCGCACGATTGGAAGAGTGCGTCCAAGCAGCAAGACGGTCGGATAGGCAAATCCGTCCGGCAACGTCAAGCTGTGATGGGGAGGGAAATAAAGTACCGAAGCTCCGGACTTCACACTGCCAAGAAAATCCTCTAGTGAGGAAAGAGGCGCCCGTACCGCAAACCAACACAGGTAGGCGAGGAGAGAATCCTAAGGTGAGCGGGAGAACTCTCGTTAAGGAACTCGGCAAAATGACCCCGTAACTTCGGGAGAAGGGGTGCTCCTCTGCCGAGGAGCCGCAGTGAAAAGGCCCAAGCGACTGTTTACCAAAAACACAGGTCTCTGCGAAGCCGTAAGGCGAAGTATAGGGGCTGACACCTGCCCGGTGCTGGAAGGTTAAGGGGATGCGTTAGCTTTTAGCGAAGCGTTGAACCGAAGCCCCAGTAAACGGCGGCCGTAACTATAACGGTCCTAAGGTAGCGAAATTCCTTGTCGGGTAAGTTCCGACCCGCACGAAAGGTGCAACGACTTGGGCACTGTCTCAACGAGAGACCCGGTGAAATTATACTATGCGTGAAGATGCGCATTACCCGCGACAGGACGGAAAGACCCCGTGGAGCTTTACTGTAGCCTGATATTGAATGTTGGTACAGCTTGTACAGGATAGGTGGGAGCCTGAGAAGCCGGAGCGCTAGCTTCGGTGGAGGCGCTGGTGGGATACCACCCTGGCTGTACGGACATTCTAACCCAGGACCGTGATCCGGTCCGGAGACAGTGTCAGGTGGGCAGTTTGACTGGGGCGGTCGCCTCCCAAAGAGTAACGGAGGCGCCCAAAGGTTCCCTCAGAATGGTTGGAAATCATTCGCAGAGTGTAAAGGCACAAGGGAGCTTGACTGCGAGACCTACAAGTCGAGCAGGGACGAAAGTCGGGCTTAGTGATCCGGCGGTACCGTATGGAAGGGCCGTCGCTCAACGGATAAAAGCTACCCCGGGGATAACAGGCTTATCTCCCCCAAGAGTCCACATCGACGGGGAGGTTTGGCACCTCGATGTCGGCTCATCGCATCCTGGGGCTGTAGTCGGTCCCAAGGGTTGGGCTGTTCGCCCATTAAAGCGGTACGCGAGCTGGGTTCAGAACGTCGTGAGACAGTTCGGTCCCTATCCGTCGTGGGCGTTGGAAATCTGAAAGGAGCTGTCCTTAGTACGAGAGGACCGGGATGGACACACCGCTGGTGTACCAGTTGTTCCGCCAGGAGCATCGCTGGGTAGCTACGTGTGGACGGGATAAGTGCTGAAAGCATCTAAGCATGAAGCCCCCCTTGAGATGAGATTTCCCCTAACAATAAGTTAGTAAGATTCCTCAGAGACGATGAGGTCGATAGGTCCGAGGTGGACGCGTGGTGACACGTGGAGCTGACGGATACTAATCAATCGATGACTTAACTTTACTAGACATTATGACGGTTTGATTCCAATCAGTCTTATCCAGTTTTGAGGGTTCACCTCTAATATAATAGATGAGGTGGCGATAGCGAAGAGGTCACACCTGTTCCCATGCTGAACACAGTAGTTAAGCTCTTCAGCGCCGATGGTAGTCGGGTATATCCCCGTGAGAGTAGGACGCTGCCTCGTCACAGATGAAACCTTAGAAGATATTCTTCTAAGGTTTTTTATTTTTCCCTAAAGGGAACGTGGATAAAAAATGTCTGAGGTGAAATATATCGAACTTGTCAGGTGGAGTTACTCAGGAATCAAAAAAGTAAGAGGATATTTTAGTAAGTTTCCCCATTCCGTTATTTATTTTAGAAGAATGAGGAACTACTATCTCGTGTATACACTTGATTGGGATGCCAGAGACCCCGTTCTTACGGAAGCTGACCGAGAAGATATGCAGATACTTATTAATGAAGAGTTAGGCCATATATCCGCTTATAATAAAAGAAAGTCGAGGAGAATCTAATGATTCCCCTCGACTTTTTAATTTACCATCGATTCATAGGCAGCATGCATCCCTGCTACTCGTCCTGTTACCATAGCAGCCGTAATATTATATCCGCCGGTATAGCCATGGATGTCGAGGATTTCCCCGCAAAAATATAACCCATTCATTAATTTTGACTGCATTGTATTTGGAACGATCTCTTTAATGGACACTCCCCCGCCTGTGACAAATGCTTTTTCCATCGGCTGAGAGTCATAAACATTCACTTGAAAGTGCTTGATAAACTGAACGAATTCTCGAATTTGCTGATTCGAAATATTTGCAGCGTTATCCTGTGAGGAAATGTTCACGAGTTCCAGAAGATAATCCAGCAACCGTTCAGGCACAAGACCTTTTACAACATTACGGAACGATTTTCTTGGATGATCTTTGATTTGTTTCTGCAGTGAATCGATCAGCTGCTGTTCTTTCTCTTCTGGCAGACAGTCGATTTCAATAATAACAGAAGACCGGCCTTTCCTTAACTCTTTTACCGCATACTGGGAGCATCGTAAAATAGCTGGCCCTGACAAACCAAAGTGAGTAAAGAGCATGTCCATCTTATGAGTGATGATTTTTTTATTTTTTTCATTTAGAACCGATACACTTACATCTCTAAGGGAAAGACCTTGCAAGGCTTTTTTCTTTATAAACGGATCTCTGGACAGCAGAGGCACTTCAGTAGGAAAAAGATCTGTTACTGTATGTCCGGCTTGCTTGGCCCAGGAGTAGCCATCGCCGGTAGATCCCGTGTGAGGGACGGCTTTTCCGCCGACAGCAAGAACAACCGAGGAAGTGTTCAGTTTTTCTCCCGATTTCAATATAACCTGATGGGTATCTTCACCGTAATTGATCGCTTCTACAGGAGTTTCCGTTCGGACTTCTACGTTTAAGGAATCCAACTGATGCAGGAGGGCATTTACCACGTCTTTCGCCTTATTGCTTACCGGAAACATCCGTCCATGATCTTCTTCTTTAAGTGAGACACCGAGGTTTTCAACAAATTCGATGATGTCGTAATTATTAAAAACGGAAAATGGGCTGTACAAAAATCGTCCATTCCCTGGGATGTGTTTAATTACTTCTTCTTCAGGAAGACGGTTGGTCACATTACAGCGCCCTCCGCCGGAGATGGCCAGTTTGGTTCCGAGTTTTTTTCCCTTATCGATAAGCAGTGTTTTTACTCCCTGCTCTGCTGCTGCAATGGCGGCCATTAAGCCGGATGGCCCGCCGCCGATGACGATGACTTGATAGCACATGGGTGACTTCCTTTCTTTTGTCGTTTGATGATGGTTTTCGATAGATTTATGATAAAATAGACAAAGTTGATTATAAACTAATGAAGGTGAAGGTTTTATTATGTCGAAAATATTAAAAGGCACGATGATTTTAACAGGTGCTACTTTTTTATCAAAGTTCCTCGGTATGATTTATACCGTTCCATTTGAACAGATGGTAGGACCAGAGGGGATGTCTCTGTATTTCTACGCTTATACACCATACAACATTTTGCTGAGTTTATCTACACTTGGCGTGCCTATGGCTGTTTCAAAGTTTGTATCAAAATATAATTCACTGGAAGACTATCAAACAGGTAGAGAGATGTTTAAGTCAGGTATGCAGCTTATGGCATTGACAGGGCTAGTCACATTTCTGATGTTATTTTTTGGTGCGGAAACTATTGCTAAGTTCAGCTTGTCAGGAGAAGATAGTGCTGCTTCTGTAGCAGATACGGCAATGGTTATTCGTATGGTCAGTTTTGCCTTATTAATTATTCCTAGTATGAGTATCATCAGGGGATTCTTTCAGGGGAATGAATCGATGGCTCCCACTGGAGTGTCCCAAGTTATTGAACAAATCGTTCGGATAGCATTTTTATTAGTAGCTGTATATATTGTGATTTATCTAATGGATGGCGGTATTCCAATGGCGATCGGCTTCTCTACTTTCGCCGCTTTTATTGGCGGGATTGCTTCGCTGATCGTTTTAATTATTTATTGGAAAAAGCGCAAGCCTTACTTGGATCGTCAGTTGGAACAGCAGGAATATACGTATGATTTATCGAAAAAAGATATGTTTAAAGAATTAATCAGCTATGCAGGTCCTTTCATATTAGTCGGAATTGCAACACCTCTTTATCAGCTGATTGACCAGTTTACATTCAACAAAGCTATGACAGCTGCCGGATTGTCATCGATTTCGGACGCCTCTTTATCAGCGATCCACGTGCTGAGCCACAAGCTTGTCATTATTCCGGTAACATTAGGGATTGGCTTATCTTTAGCCTTGCTGCCGGCCATTACTAAATCATTTACCGGCCAGAAAATGAACCAGCTGAATCATCAGATTAACCAGGCTCTGCAAATCATAGCTCTCTTAATTATTCCCGCTGTAGTAGGGCTATCCATATTAGCATTTGAGGCGTTTGGTTCTTTCTATGGTGTCGATGAGCAGCTCGGTTATTATGGAGAACTGCTCAGGTGGTATGCGCCTGTCGGCTTATTATTTGCGCTTTATACCGTGACTTCCGCCATCTTACAGGGCGTTAACCAGCAAAATTTTGCCCTGATCAGCTTAGGGTCCGGGTTGTTAATTAAGCTGCTTACCAACTCATGGTTTATTATTTTATTTGGAGCGAAAGGTTCCATAATTTCTACAGGAACTGCCGTATTAATTGCTGTATCTTTAAACCTGTGGAAAATACACAGCTCCATACAATTTTCTTACCGGCACGTATTTAAACGGACGTTGCTCATATTAATTTTGACTGCTTTAATGGGTGCGGCCGTCTGGGTAATTAAGTGGACGTTCTCACTCGCCTGGGACCCGATGGAAAACCGGTTAGCTGCTTTATTTATTCTTCTGATAAGTGCGGGCCTCGGCGGGCTGCTATACCTTTGGATGGCTTATCAGACTACGTTGCTTGAACGAATTCTTGGCGGCAGAGTCCGTGTGTTAGATAAATTTCTAAGAAGGTAGGTGAAATATATGAGAATCGATAAACTGCTTGCAAATATGGGGTATGGAACCCGAAAAGAAGTTAAAAACCTTCTCAAGAGCGGCGGGGTTAGAGTAAACAACGAACCGGAAAAGAGTCCGAAAACACATGTTGATCCAGAGAAAGATGTTGTGACAGTTATGGGAGAAACAGTGGAGTATAGGAAATATATTTACCTGATGCTTAATAAGCCGGGAGATTTGCTCTCAGCAACCGAGGACCCTCACGATATGACAGTCATCGATATTCTTCAGCCAGAAGATCAGATATTTGAACCTTTTCCTGTCGGCCGCCTTGATAAAGATACCGAAGGCTTGCTGCTTATTACGAATGATGGTCAGCTGGCACACCGGCTGACTTCTCCTAAAAAGGACATAGGGAAAACGTATTACGCGACGATCGATGGAAAGGTTAGTGAAGAGGATGTGACTGCCTTTTCAAAAGGGATTGAATTAGACGACGGTTATGTAACAAAACCGGCAGAGCTAGAAATTCTTAAGTCAAATGATATATCAGAAATTGAACTTACGATTACTGAAGGCAAATTCCATCAGGTGAAACGCATGTTTGAAGCTGTAGGAAAACGGGTCACTTATTTAAAAAGGCTTAAGATTGGAGAACTGCACCTTGATGAAGAGCTGGAGCTTGGGGAATACAGGGAACTCGGTGACGATGAGCTTGATTATCTTTTAACAATTACAAAGTTGAACGACTAGAAAACACCCGGGAATTAAATTCCGGGTGTCTGTTTTACATATATTAAGATATTTTTACTTTCTTTTCTGTCGTTATCCACTTTCCTCTGTGCGGACTAGATACAAGTCCATTGTACTCCAAAACACTTAAGTCTCTTTGCATCGTCCGATCCGTAATACCGAATTCTTCAGCTAGCTGATTAGTTGTCACCATTCCCTGCTTTTGGATGTACAAGTAAACTGCTTTAATTCGATCTAACATACGGGATGATGGATGATTCAAAAAACCACTCCTTGTATCAGTAATAAAATTTTGTGGTGCTCGTGAATCTTGAAGTTATTTTTATTTTACAACAAGGTGTAAAACACAGCCACTAAAATTTTTAGATTTAACAGATAATTCAAGGAACTTTACAAATCGGTAACAAAGGCGGGATAAACGTGCTGATCTTAAAAAGGTTTTTTCGGAAAATGGCGGAAATAAATAATTACCTATTATTTATCTCTAGCGGGGCACTCATTATAGTGGCCACATGGCTGATTGTCCTCATTGAACCAGAAACATTTCCGACGTATTTTGAAGGCTTTTGGTGGGTAATGACTACTGTTACTACAGTGGGGTATGGAGACTATTCTCCTGCTACGGCGGCAGGGCGCTGGGTCGCGATCATTCTGTATATTATTGGGATTGGCCTAATAGGGGTAGTTATTGGAAAAATAATTGAAGGTTTTGCTCTATTTAGAAAGAAAAGAGTGGAGGGAGATATCGTGTATAAAGATCGTGATCACTTTATTATTATTGGCTGGTCCCAAAAAGCTAAATTTGCCGTAGAAGAAATTAATGGTACGAATCCCGATGCAGAGATTATAATTATCGATCATTTGAAAGAAGCCCCGGTTCTTAAAAACAACATTCATTACATAAAAGGAGATGCTTCAGATCAGACTACTCTGAAAAAAGCCAATGTCAGTCAAGCCAAAGCTGTACTCATATTTGCTGATGATTCATTTGTCAATGAGCAAATGGCTGATGGACAAACTCTGCTAATCGCTTCTACAATTGAAAGTCTTGCTCCTCACATTCAAACAGTTGTAGAGATTATGGATGAACGTCATATCCCTAATTTTAAGCATGCTCGTGTAGATGAATTTATTGTATCGAATGAAACCATTTCATCTTTAGCTGTCCGCTCAGCATTTAGAAAAGGCGTTTCCAGTATTTATAGTCAGCTGTTAAGCCGGTCAGTAGGGGATGATCTCTATCACGTGGATCGAAAGTCAAAATGGAAAACTTACCGCGATGCATTTGAAGATCTTCTAAGTGAAGGAGCTACTTTAATAGCAGATAGAGATGACCTGACAATTAACAGGCGGCTAGAAGAAGAACTGCCAGTAGATGCTGAGTTATACGTCGTTTGTGATCAGGAAACCTACCAAAAAATTAAGGAGTGAATCCTGTTATGAATTTTTCATTAGGTCCAGTGGAAGAAGAAGAGTATGTTAATCGTCTATGTAAGCTGTTAAAAATAAAAAGTGTTTATGTAGAGAGTGAAAGGTATCCATATGGTCCGCATATTGATCAGGCTTTAAATTATATGCTTGATATGGCGAAAGAAGACGGGTTTCAAGTGAAAAATGTTGATGGCCATGCCGGCCATGTGGAGTTTGGAGAAGGGGAAGAAATCATCGGGATTCTCGGCCATTTAGATGTGGTACCTCCAGGAGAGGGGTGGGACAGTGACCCTTTTGAACCTATTATTAAGGATGGGAAAATTTTTGGCCGTGGAGCCCAGGATGACAAAGGACCGGTTATAGCAGCTTACATCGCTATGAAATTTTTAAAGGAGAAGGGGTTTATGCCCGATAAAAAAGTCCGGCTGATTTTGGGTACAGACGAAGAAAGAGACTGGCACGGCATCAATTATTATTTTAATAAAGAAGAGATGCCTGTATTTGGCTTCTCTCCGGATGCCTCTTTTCCTGTGATACATGCCGAAAAGGGGCTGATCGACGGCTACATTACTTTTCCGGCCAATGAGGGGAGCGGCGAGACCGTGTTGGAATCTCTCAGCGGGGGAGACCGTTTAAATATGGTCCCTGCAACAGCTGAAGCTGTAATAAAAGGAGAAGCTGGCGAACTTAAGGAGAGTTTTTCCCGGTTTTTAAAAGAACATCAACTGAACGGGACCGTACAGGAGGAAGGCAGTACAGTAAAGCTCCTATTAAACGGGAAAACGGCACATGCAAGCACCCCTGAAAAAGGGATAAATGCTGTTTCAAGCCTGCTCCAGTTTAATGGAGGCCTGCCACTTAGCACATCTCAAGCATGCTTCGTGCAGCAGTTAAACCACGGCTTGTCTAATTCTGCAGGAGAAGGGATCGGGCTTTCCATTTCCGATGAACCTTCAGGAAAATTAACCTTAAACCTCGGTTCCATCGATTGGAAAAAAGGTGATAAGTGTAAAGTGGGTGTCAATGTCCGCTATCCTGTAACTACACGTTATCAAAAGGTGATGGAAAGGTTGGAAGCATTTGCAGAAAAAGCAGGCGGGCATTTTGAGCTCTATGATCATCTGCAATCTTTATATGTAGAGAAAGAGAATAAAAATGTCCAGACCCTTTTAAACGTTTATAATAAATGGACAAACGAGCAGGCATCTCCACAATCTATGGGAGGGGCTACCTATGCAAGAGCTTTAAAAAGCGGTGTAGCTTACGGCGCTTTGTTCAAGGACAGTCCAGATACGGCTCACCAGGCAAATGAGCATGTTCTGATCTCTGACATGATGAAGGCAGCTGCCATTTATGCTGAAGCAATTTATCGGCTGACTGCTGAATAATATGAAAAGTCTGAGGGGCAGTCTATCATTAGCTGATATTCAACCGATAAAAAAGGAGAGTAAGTATGACTTCACATTATTTTGTTGGCATTCCTGTTGATCCGTCTCTAGTTCCGCTTTTTTCCAAATGGCAGGCTTCTTTAAAGGAACATATGGACTACAAAGTATGGACACACCCTGAAGATTTTCATATCACCCTAAAGTTTTTAGGTCCGAGTTCTGAGGATCAGCTGCAATCTCTTCTCAATAACTTAAATGAAGTTGATTGGCCTGAAGCTTTTTCGCTTTCGGCAGGACCTGCAGGTTATTTCGGCAATCCGAGGAACCCGAGAGTTTTTCACGTTGAGGTCAGTTTACCGTCTGCGCTCGAGAAAATTCAGAATCTTGTGGAACAGGCGGGAAAGAAAGCCGGTTACTCTTTAGAAAATAGGAAGTATTCTCCCCATATTACACTTGCCAAGAAATGGAGAAGCGGGCAGTCTCCTCTCATTGACCATCCAGATAAGTTTGAAGAAACTATAGAAATGGACGTTCACCGCTTTTTTGTTTATCAAATACTTCCTAAAGAAACACCTAAATATCATAAAGTGGCTGAATATGAATTGAAGAAAGGAAAACCTTAATAATGGCTCAGCTTATAAAAATGTTCGACCATATTTCAAGGTATGAAACGGATATTTATCAATACTCAAAGAAATATATTCGTCTAAAGCAGGAAAAGTGGAGGAAGTTACAAAGAAGGTGGGAAGATGGAGAACAGGTCGATGTGGAGGAAACGGTACCGGAGAAACGGGGCAAGCTTAAGTCTTTCTCACTTTTTTTTTAAGAAAGCTCCCGAAAAACCTATTCAGGAAGAGGTACAGGAATGGGTTCTTCTCGAGTCTGAAGATGAACTGAAACAATACTTCTTGGATGAGCTCCTCCCCTTTCAGCTGAAAGGGGCCTCGTCAACTTTGTGCGAAACATCATTTTATGATCCTGTGGTCAAAAGTGATGAACGGTTAAGTCTTTTGCTTCAGCGGATTCCAGACAATTATCTCGTAATGTTTCAGCCTGTAGCAGAATTAAAGGAAGTTCCTATGGATGCTGAAATATTGTTAATAGGGTCTTATGAGATTGAACTTATTACTTTCCTGGATCAACAGGCATCAATCGTCTATCCGAGCAAAGAAAATTACTGGACGATTAACCGAGACGGAGTGCTCGAGAGTATAGTCAGCCCGCTGTTACGATTAAACCGTACCGAAACCTTCTTACGCAGCGTAATCCACTCATACGGATTAGATTTTCACTATAAAAAAACAGTACTTGGGCGGAACCACACATTTCAGACTGGCTATCAGCCGTATTCGACGATCTACATAGATAAACATAATATTGAGCAATGGCTGCAAAGAAAAAAATGTTGTCTGTGCCTCTAAAACACGGTCAGCTAAAGGTAGCTGAGAAACTTCTCGAGCATACGAGAACAGTGGCAGTACAGCGGGCGGAGTGGGAACCTCAAGCTTGAGGTTATGGAAGAATAAGCTCATCTTTTGGTTTTTTTTGTGGTTTTCCGAAATAATAGCCCTGCCCTAATGAAATCCCTGTGCTTTGGAGCCATTTCCATTCTTCCAACGTTTCTATTCCTTCTGCCAGTAAGGAAATATGAAATCTTTCCGCACGTTCAATCACTTGATAAATGAATTGCTATCCCTATGACAGTCCTGAATGTAGTGGCGGTCAATTTTTACAAAATCCGGGCAAAGCGTAGAAAGTGTTTCAAGTGTACTGTATCCTGAGTCGATGAGGATTTCCTCTCTTTCACAGGGAGCATTTAATGCTGAGGACGCAGATTTAGACTTGATACGGATGCTGCCTTCTTCCGCAATCGGTACAGCTGTACCCCACACCTCACAAATGCCATTCATTGAAAAGCCAACTCTTTTTAACTATAGTATAATAGCATTGTCACATTCTATTACTCTGATGGGAGAAATGACCTATTAACATTATTATAACCAATCCCCATGCCGGAAATGGAAAAGCTTTAAAGCTGTTAAAGTTAATTCAAAAGGAACCCCTTTTCACACAGGGAAAATGCAGGTCTTATCAAACAGAGAGTGCTGGTCATGGAGAAAAGCTGATTCGTTTGCTTATGAAGCTGCACCATACAACAATAGATCATGTAATAGTAATTGGAGGGGATGGGACACTCCATGAAGTAATGAACGGGCTTACTGACTTTCCTTCGACTCCTGTAGGTTTTATTCCTGCTGGAACGGGAAATGACTTTGCACGGGGTACAGATATGAAAACTAAAGGTGTGGAAAGATTTAAAGAAATACTCCGTCAACCCCAGTTTACTCAAGTGAAAATTGGGGAGTATCACCAGGCGGCACACTCTAAAAAGAGAGTTTTCGTTAACAGCATCGGGTTTGGTCTTGATGGTGAAGTAGTGAGAAAGGCGGCTCAACAGAGCAGGCTTATTAAATGGTCATTTCCTTATGTATGGGCATTGCTGCAGTCCCTTCGAACGTATGATTTCTTTGAAGCTGAAGTAATCATTGATCAAAAGAAGCTGAAATGCAGGCAGTTTACGATGGTGACGACTGCAAATCACCCTTATTACGGGAAAGGAATGAAGATCGCCCCTCAATCTTCTATCCATAGTCCGGAATTTTCTATTATTATAGTAGAAGCTATGCCTAAGTGGAAAATACTGCTGCTATTTGCTACTGTTTTTTTCGGTAAACATACGGGGTTAAAAGAAGTCCACGAATTCAGAGGGAGAGAAGTTCGCGTTTTTCCTAAGGAAATCATCTCAGGACAGGTGGATGGACAGCCTATTAAAATAGAAGATTGTACGATTAGAAAGTCAAAACAGGTCAGCTCCTTTATCTTGAAAGTATAGTTTTTTCTTGAAAACATCAGCACTTTTAGGTTAACCTTAATTAGAGTGTCTATTAGAACTATGAAATAATGACTACAGATCTATTTAAAAGTGCGATATACTAGAATACACGATAAACGTGATACCATCACAGGAAGATTTGAGGAATTGAAGGTGAATTGGTTGGAGGACATTTTAGGACAAGATTGGACAATTATTCCTGCTGGAGGATCAACAGGAGAAGCATATTATGCTCAAAACGAGGGTAAACGTTTATTCTTAAAAAGAAATTCTTCCCCCTTCCTTGCCGTACTTTCTGCTGAAGGTATCGTACCTAAGCTAGTCTGGACAAAAAGGCTGGAAAACGGGGATGTTATAACTGCCCAGGAATGGCTGGAAGGCCGGGAGTTAAACACGGAAGAGATGAAACACCCGCGTGTTGCTGCCCTGCTTAGTAAAATTCATCATTCCACAGAATTGCTGGATATGCTGATGAGAATAGGCAAGCATCCTTTAAAACCGGAAGATGTCCTAATCGACCTTAAAGAAAACCAAAAGATTTTGGATCAGGTGGGCCCTCGAATAGAAGTCCATCATGCCCTTAAATATATTGAGAATAGAGTGCAGTACGTACAGAACGATATCCATGTCGTCTGTCACTGTGATACGAATCATAACAACTGGCTGCTATCTTCTAACAATCAGCTGTATTTAATTGATTGGGACAATGCTATGGTAGCCGATCCGGCTCTAGATTTAGGGATGCTGCTCTATACTTACATCCCTGAGGAAAACTGGGGAAAATGGATGCAGCAATATGGAATTACGGCTACAGATCATTTAATGGAGCGAATGAAATGGTATGCCGTTTCTCAATCACTGTCATTTATTCAGTGGCATATGATGCGCGGTGAGGATAAAGAGGCCTCAATTCGTATAAAGAAACTAAATGATATGATGGTTCGCCATCACTTGAAATAATAAAA
This window of the Halobacillus sp. Marseille-Q1614 genome carries:
- a CDS encoding EAL domain-containing protein, with the protein product MIERAERFHISLLAEGIETLEEWKWLQSTGISLGQGYYFGKPQKKPKDELILP
- a CDS encoding potassium channel family protein is translated as MLILKRFFRKMAEINNYLLFISSGALIIVATWLIVLIEPETFPTYFEGFWWVMTTVTTVGYGDYSPATAAGRWVAIILYIIGIGLIGVVIGKIIEGFALFRKKRVEGDIVYKDRDHFIIIGWSQKAKFAVEEINGTNPDAEIIIIDHLKEAPVLKNNIHYIKGDASDQTTLKKANVSQAKAVLIFADDSFVNEQMADGQTLLIASTIESLAPHIQTVVEIMDERHIPNFKHARVDEFIVSNETISSLAVRSAFRKGVSSIYSQLLSRSVGDDLYHVDRKSKWKTYRDAFEDLLSEGATLIADRDDLTINRRLEEELPVDAELYVVCDQETYQKIKE
- a CDS encoding pseudouridine synthase; translation: MRIDKLLANMGYGTRKEVKNLLKSGGVRVNNEPEKSPKTHVDPEKDVVTVMGETVEYRKYIYLMLNKPGDLLSATEDPHDMTVIDILQPEDQIFEPFPVGRLDKDTEGLLLITNDGQLAHRLTSPKKDIGKTYYATIDGKVSEEDVTAFSKGIELDDGYVTKPAELEILKSNDISEIELTITEGKFHQVKRMFEAVGKRVTYLKRLKIGELHLDEELELGEYRELGDDELDYLLTITKLND
- the thpR gene encoding RNA 2',3'-cyclic phosphodiesterase, which gives rise to MTSHYFVGIPVDPSLVPLFSKWQASLKEHMDYKVWTHPEDFHITLKFLGPSSEDQLQSLLNNLNEVDWPEAFSLSAGPAGYFGNPRNPRVFHVEVSLPSALEKIQNLVEQAGKKAGYSLENRKYSPHITLAKKWRSGQSPLIDHPDKFEETIEMDVHRFFVYQILPKETPKYHKVAEYELKKGKP
- a CDS encoding polysaccharide biosynthesis protein gives rise to the protein MSKILKGTMILTGATFLSKFLGMIYTVPFEQMVGPEGMSLYFYAYTPYNILLSLSTLGVPMAVSKFVSKYNSLEDYQTGREMFKSGMQLMALTGLVTFLMLFFGAETIAKFSLSGEDSAASVADTAMVIRMVSFALLIIPSMSIIRGFFQGNESMAPTGVSQVIEQIVRIAFLLVAVYIVIYLMDGGIPMAIGFSTFAAFIGGIASLIVLIIYWKKRKPYLDRQLEQQEYTYDLSKKDMFKELISYAGPFILVGIATPLYQLIDQFTFNKAMTAAGLSSISDASLSAIHVLSHKLVIIPVTLGIGLSLALLPAITKSFTGQKMNQLNHQINQALQIIALLIIPAVVGLSILAFEAFGSFYGVDEQLGYYGELLRWYAPVGLLFALYTVTSAILQGVNQQNFALISLGSGLLIKLLTNSWFIILFGAKGSIISTGTAVLIAVSLNLWKIHSSIQFSYRHVFKRTLLILILTALMGAAVWVIKWTFSLAWDPMENRLAALFILLISAGLGGLLYLWMAYQTTLLERILGGRVRVLDKFLRR
- the pepV gene encoding dipeptidase PepV, whose protein sequence is MNFSLGPVEEEEYVNRLCKLLKIKSVYVESERYPYGPHIDQALNYMLDMAKEDGFQVKNVDGHAGHVEFGEGEEIIGILGHLDVVPPGEGWDSDPFEPIIKDGKIFGRGAQDDKGPVIAAYIAMKFLKEKGFMPDKKVRLILGTDEERDWHGINYYFNKEEMPVFGFSPDASFPVIHAEKGLIDGYITFPANEGSGETVLESLSGGDRLNMVPATAEAVIKGEAGELKESFSRFLKEHQLNGTVQEEGSTVKLLLNGKTAHASTPEKGINAVSSLLQFNGGLPLSTSQACFVQQLNHGLSNSAGEGIGLSISDEPSGKLTLNLGSIDWKKGDKCKVGVNVRYPVTTRYQKVMERLEAFAEKAGGHFELYDHLQSLYVEKENKNVQTLLNVYNKWTNEQASPQSMGGATYARALKSGVAYGALFKDSPDTAHQANEHVLISDMMKAAAIYAEAIYRLTAE
- a CDS encoding DeoR family transcriptional regulator encodes the protein MNHPSSRMLDRIKAVYLYIQKQGMVTTNQLAEEFGITDRTMQRDLSVLEYNGLVSSPHRGKWITTEKKVKIS
- a CDS encoding NAD(P)/FAD-dependent oxidoreductase; this translates as MCYQVIVIGGGPSGLMAAIAAAEQGVKTLLIDKGKKLGTKLAISGGGRCNVTNRLPEEEVIKHIPGNGRFLYSPFSVFNNYDIIEFVENLGVSLKEEDHGRMFPVSNKAKDVVNALLHQLDSLNVEVRTETPVEAINYGEDTHQVILKSGEKLNTSSVVLAVGGKAVPHTGSTGDGYSWAKQAGHTVTDLFPTEVPLLSRDPFIKKKALQGLSLRDVSVSVLNEKNKKIITHKMDMLFTHFGLSGPAILRCSQYAVKELRKGRSSVIIEIDCLPEEKEQQLIDSLQKQIKDHPRKSFRNVVKGLVPERLLDYLLELVNISSQDNAANISNQQIREFVQFIKHFQVNVYDSQPMEKAFVTGGGVSIKEIVPNTMQSKLMNGLYFCGEILDIHGYTGGYNITAAMVTGRVAGMHAAYESMVN